Proteins co-encoded in one Christiangramia fulva genomic window:
- a CDS encoding AAA family ATPase, with product MSDVALVEKLVEKHGRLRKEVAKVIVGQQNVVDQTLLSIFSGGHSLLVGVPGLAKTLMVNTIARALGLDFKRIQFTPDLMPSDILGAEILDENRKFKFIKGPIFTNILLADEINRTPPKTQAALLEAMQERAVTVAGHHYKLNQPYFVLATQNPIEQEGTYPLPEAQLDRFMFAIHLDYPSFAEEVDVVKSTTTDNIQEVDALFSAEEISDIQHLIRRIPVPDNVIEYAVKLVGKTRPSSEAPELIQNYVDWGAGPRASQNLILAAKTHAAVNGKFSPDIEDVQAVSFGILRHRIIKNYKAEAEGITEEEIIRKLF from the coding sequence ATGTCAGACGTTGCCCTTGTAGAAAAACTGGTAGAAAAACACGGCAGGCTAAGAAAAGAGGTTGCCAAAGTGATCGTGGGTCAGCAAAACGTGGTTGATCAAACCCTGCTGTCCATTTTTTCCGGGGGACATTCTTTGCTTGTCGGGGTTCCCGGTCTGGCCAAAACCCTGATGGTAAATACTATTGCCCGCGCTTTAGGCCTTGATTTTAAAAGGATCCAGTTTACTCCAGATTTGATGCCCAGTGATATTCTTGGCGCCGAGATCCTGGATGAGAACCGTAAGTTCAAGTTCATAAAAGGGCCTATTTTCACAAATATTCTACTGGCAGATGAGATCAACAGGACTCCGCCCAAGACACAGGCGGCACTCCTTGAAGCCATGCAGGAAAGGGCGGTAACCGTAGCCGGGCATCATTATAAATTAAATCAACCGTATTTTGTTCTTGCTACCCAAAATCCAATCGAGCAGGAGGGAACCTATCCCTTGCCGGAAGCTCAGCTGGACCGATTTATGTTCGCTATCCATTTAGATTATCCAAGTTTTGCTGAGGAGGTAGACGTGGTAAAAAGCACTACAACCGATAATATTCAGGAAGTAGATGCTTTATTTTCTGCGGAAGAGATTTCAGATATTCAGCATTTGATAAGAAGAATTCCTGTGCCTGATAATGTTATTGAATATGCGGTAAAACTGGTAGGAAAAACGCGTCCTTCTTCTGAAGCGCCAGAACTGATTCAGAATTATGTAGATTGGGGGGCGGGACCTCGTGCTTCACAAAACCTCATTCTTGCGGCAAAAACTCATGCCGCAGTGAACGGAAAATTTTCACCTGATATTGAAGATGTACAGGCTGTTTCCTTCGGAATACTTCGTCACCGTATTATCAAAAATTACAAGGCTGAAGCCGAAGGAATCACCGAAGAAGAAATTATCAGGAAATTGTTCTAA
- a CDS encoding peptidylprolyl isomerase, giving the protein MRLKIMNLKYTIKACIFLSVALISVIGNSQEVVVTDSTSIQPKEEVKKDVQQENDRRKVDGIAAVVGDYIILQSDIDLMYKDMKSQGISTAEVTDCNLAGSLMESKLYAHQAVQDSIIIPDSQINGMVDQQLQQFVAQVGSIDKVLEFYNKDSEEDLREELFTINKQRQLAQRMQQKIIEDIEVTPEEVRQYYNNMKEKPIFGTEVELSQIVVKPEIPEAEKQKVIDRLKEFKADIEDNGASFATKAVLYSQDPGTASNGGKITLSRKDPFVKEFKDVAFSLQEGEISEPFETIFGYHIIKIDKIRGQTVDLRHILLIPDVTNASVEAARKQIDTVRSKIVKGEVDFAAAAREVSDEEETKNDGGKLINPRTGDTRFELTKVDPELFKQVEGLKEGEVSQVLTQQDRTGRPEFKIIKVTKKIPEHKADYATDFQKIKQLALRDKQLKAIEKWQKEKIKDTYIKVNGKYRDCDYTSDWVKNN; this is encoded by the coding sequence ATGCGATTAAAAATAATGAATTTGAAATATACAATTAAGGCTTGCATTTTTCTTTCCGTGGCGCTGATATCAGTGATTGGGAACAGCCAGGAAGTGGTAGTGACTGACAGTACTTCCATACAACCCAAAGAAGAAGTGAAGAAGGATGTTCAGCAGGAAAATGACCGCAGAAAGGTAGATGGCATTGCCGCCGTGGTAGGAGATTATATCATTCTTCAAAGTGATATTGATCTTATGTATAAAGACATGAAGAGCCAGGGAATCTCTACTGCCGAGGTGACCGACTGTAACCTGGCGGGATCACTGATGGAAAGCAAACTTTATGCGCACCAGGCTGTACAGGATAGTATTATTATTCCCGATTCCCAGATCAACGGGATGGTAGATCAGCAGCTTCAACAGTTTGTAGCCCAGGTTGGTTCAATAGATAAGGTTTTGGAATTCTATAATAAAGATTCTGAAGAAGATCTGCGCGAAGAATTGTTTACCATCAATAAGCAACGGCAACTCGCTCAGCGCATGCAGCAAAAGATCATTGAAGATATTGAGGTTACTCCTGAAGAGGTACGCCAGTACTATAATAATATGAAAGAAAAGCCCATTTTCGGAACCGAGGTGGAACTTTCGCAAATTGTCGTAAAGCCGGAAATACCAGAAGCCGAAAAACAGAAGGTAATCGACCGACTAAAAGAATTCAAGGCCGATATTGAAGATAACGGGGCAAGTTTTGCCACAAAAGCGGTCTTGTATTCCCAGGATCCGGGAACAGCTTCCAATGGTGGAAAAATTACGCTTTCAAGAAAAGATCCCTTCGTAAAGGAGTTTAAAGACGTTGCTTTTAGCCTCCAGGAAGGAGAGATAAGTGAACCCTTTGAGACCATTTTCGGTTATCATATTATTAAAATCGATAAGATTCGCGGGCAAACCGTTGACCTGAGGCATATTCTTTTAATTCCAGATGTGACTAATGCTTCTGTGGAAGCTGCCAGAAAACAGATCGATACCGTTCGAAGCAAAATAGTAAAAGGGGAAGTTGATTTTGCCGCTGCGGCAAGAGAAGTTTCCGATGAAGAAGAGACAAAGAATGATGGTGGAAAACTTATAAATCCCAGAACCGGTGATACCCGGTTCGAATTGACCAAAGTAGATCCCGAATTATTCAAGCAGGTAGAAGGTCTCAAGGAAGGTGAAGTTTCCCAGGTTTTAACCCAGCAGGATCGTACGGGAAGACCGGAATTCAAGATCATAAAGGTCACTAAAAAAATACCCGAGCATAAAGCCGATTATGCTACCGACTTTCAAAAGATCAAACAACTGGCCCTTCGCGATAAGCAGCTTAAGGCGATTGAAAAATGGCAAAAAGAGAAGATCAAAGACACCTATATAAAAGTGAACGGGAAATATCGCGATTGTGACTATACCAGCGATTGGGTAAAAAATAATTAA
- a CDS encoding peptidyl-prolyl cis-trans isomerase, giving the protein MKHKFFGFGIGILALFLTGCDYFQKSEDDRKVIVRVNDSYLYEDDINKLINENTSAEDSALIVSNYITRWATQQLLIDRAELNLPETTQKEFNELVNNYRNELYTNAYTEAVVSRDLDTTLNKEEIKEYYEENKENFRLNEDLVKLRYINLPKSANNIEAIKKRFIRFNEKDKKALSDIAIQFKNYSMNDSVWVKTKSVYKKIGPLNVGNKDELLKKSNFMQLQDSLNVYLVYVNDVLARNEQAPLEYAEPTIREILLNKRKQNLIKELEKDITKDAIKNNEFEIYN; this is encoded by the coding sequence TTGAAGCACAAATTTTTCGGATTTGGAATAGGCATTCTGGCTTTGTTCTTAACTGGTTGTGATTATTTTCAAAAAAGTGAAGATGACCGCAAGGTGATCGTAAGGGTGAATGATTCTTACCTTTATGAAGATGACATCAATAAACTTATTAATGAAAATACTTCAGCTGAAGATAGTGCTTTAATAGTTTCAAATTATATTACCCGCTGGGCAACCCAGCAGTTGCTGATAGACCGCGCTGAATTAAATCTGCCCGAAACCACTCAAAAAGAATTCAATGAGCTGGTGAATAATTACCGAAATGAGCTGTACACCAACGCTTATACTGAAGCCGTAGTTTCCCGGGATCTTGATACTACTTTGAATAAAGAAGAAATAAAGGAATATTACGAAGAAAATAAAGAGAATTTCAGGTTAAATGAAGACCTTGTAAAACTTCGGTATATAAACCTTCCGAAGAGTGCAAATAATATTGAAGCTATAAAGAAGCGGTTTATTCGGTTTAATGAAAAAGATAAAAAAGCCCTGAGCGATATTGCCATCCAGTTTAAGAATTATTCGATGAATGATTCTGTGTGGGTAAAAACAAAATCTGTTTATAAAAAAATTGGTCCGCTTAATGTGGGGAATAAGGATGAATTGCTCAAAAAGTCCAATTTTATGCAATTGCAGGATTCTCTAAATGTGTATCTTGTATATGTAAACGATGTGCTTGCCCGCAATGAACAGGCTCCCCTGGAATATGCAGAACCAACTATCAGGGAGATTTTGCTGAATAAGAGAAAACAGAATTTAATAAAAGAGTTAGAAAAAGATATAACTAAAGATGCGATTAAAAATAATGAATTTGAAATATACAATTAA
- a CDS encoding sigma-70 family RNA polymerase sigma factor, translating into MIDVKPFEKTTDFELIPQILAGDQALYEVIIRRYNPYLFKIGKSYGLNQEDTEDMMQESFISAYFNLDKFENRSSFKTWIVKIMLNHCYHKVKKFSYSKEYASDDIERNNGTPMFTGKTLNTGKTVMNNELKKIIEAAILKIDEDYRMVFTLRELNGLSTRETSEALDISESNVKIRLKRAKAMLRSEIYKSYSPEEIFEFNLIYCDRIVKNVMHFIGSKDQDKKGFSGFNQIRNWFFQLFGQTRV; encoded by the coding sequence ATGATAGACGTTAAACCTTTTGAAAAGACTACAGATTTCGAATTAATTCCTCAGATTCTAGCCGGTGACCAGGCGCTTTATGAAGTAATAATCCGTCGGTACAATCCTTATTTATTCAAAATAGGAAAAAGCTACGGGCTAAATCAGGAAGATACTGAAGACATGATGCAGGAATCTTTTATCAGCGCTTATTTCAATCTTGATAAGTTTGAGAATCGCTCTTCTTTTAAAACATGGATCGTGAAGATCATGCTCAACCATTGTTATCATAAGGTGAAGAAATTTAGTTACAGTAAGGAATATGCTTCTGATGATATAGAAAGAAATAACGGTACGCCCATGTTTACAGGTAAAACTTTGAATACTGGTAAAACGGTTATGAACAATGAGCTTAAAAAAATTATTGAAGCCGCAATTCTTAAAATAGATGAAGATTATAGAATGGTTTTCACCTTGAGAGAATTAAATGGCTTAAGCACCCGTGAAACTTCTGAAGCCCTGGATATTTCAGAGTCTAATGTAAAAATAAGGCTAAAGAGAGCTAAAGCCATGCTTCGAAGTGAAATTTATAAAAGCTATTCTCCTGAAGAAATTTTTGAATTTAACCTCATTTACTGTGATCGCATAGTAAAGAATGTCATGCATTTTATCGGGTCTAAAGATCAGGATAAGAAGGGTTTTTCCGGTTTTAACCAGATTAGGAACTGGTTCTTTCAGTTGTTCGGTCAAACTCGTGTTTAA
- a CDS encoding IS256 family transposase, translated as MTTEEQQQLEKKALEQFMSGKSLFGKGGAFAPMLKSFIEKALEAEMDSHLNEQERSNGNKRNGKGKKRIKSGYGSFEIDTPQDRQSSFEPDLVKKRQTILADNLSEKIIGLYGLGMSYRDISSHIKEMYDTDISHTVLSQITDRIIPDVKAWQSRPLDSLYCIVWLDAMHYKVKVDGKIEHKALYNILGINKEGYKEVLGMYISESEGANFWLQVLTDLQNRGLEDILIACTDNLKGFTNAILSVFPKTQVQLCIVHQIRNSLKYIASKDQKEFMKDLKKVYRAVNKEVAEDELLGLEEKWGQKYPVVIESWQRNWEELSQYFQFTEPIRKIIYTTNAVEGFHRQIRKVTKTKGAFTNDMSLLKLVYLATRNIEKKWTAPLHNWSLTIQQFYIKFGNRIPLTINISASGISKREIERSDRV; from the coding sequence ATGACAACAGAAGAACAACAACAATTAGAGAAGAAGGCCCTGGAGCAGTTTATGTCGGGCAAGAGTCTTTTCGGTAAGGGCGGTGCTTTTGCGCCTATGCTTAAGAGTTTTATTGAAAAAGCTCTTGAAGCAGAAATGGATTCACATCTTAATGAACAAGAGCGCTCTAATGGCAATAAGCGCAATGGCAAAGGAAAAAAGAGGATAAAGAGTGGCTATGGATCCTTTGAAATTGATACCCCGCAGGATCGTCAAAGCAGTTTTGAACCCGATCTGGTAAAGAAACGCCAGACTATTTTAGCAGATAATCTCTCTGAGAAGATAATAGGCCTCTACGGCCTTGGAATGAGCTATCGTGACATCTCTTCTCACATTAAGGAAATGTATGACACAGACATCTCCCATACGGTTTTAAGCCAGATTACTGACAGGATCATTCCTGATGTAAAAGCATGGCAGAGCCGTCCCCTGGATTCCCTTTATTGCATTGTATGGCTCGATGCCATGCATTACAAAGTGAAGGTAGATGGAAAGATAGAACACAAGGCCCTCTACAACATTCTAGGCATCAACAAAGAGGGATATAAAGAAGTTCTGGGAATGTATATTTCTGAGAGCGAAGGTGCCAACTTCTGGCTTCAGGTGTTGACAGATTTACAAAACCGTGGGCTGGAAGACATCTTGATTGCCTGTACTGATAATCTCAAAGGTTTTACCAATGCTATTCTCAGTGTGTTTCCAAAGACGCAGGTACAACTTTGTATCGTTCATCAAATAAGAAACTCTCTTAAATATATCGCTTCTAAAGACCAGAAGGAATTTATGAAGGACCTTAAAAAGGTCTATCGCGCTGTAAATAAAGAAGTAGCTGAAGATGAACTGCTGGGCCTGGAAGAAAAATGGGGACAGAAGTATCCCGTAGTAATTGAGAGCTGGCAACGCAACTGGGAAGAACTCTCACAGTATTTTCAGTTCACTGAGCCTATCAGAAAGATCATTTATACCACTAATGCCGTTGAGGGCTTCCATCGCCAGATTCGTAAGGTTACAAAGACCAAGGGAGCCTTCACTAATGATATGTCCCTTCTAAAGCTGGTTTATCTGGCTACCAGGAATATCGAAAAGAAATGGACAGCTCCTCTCCATAATTGGAGTCTTACCATTCAGCAATTTTATATTAAA
- a CDS encoding YceI family protein, with amino-acid sequence MKINFFSSAPVEDIDANSSEGIMVLNLENGATSIKVPLRSFQFKKALMQEHFNENYVESEKFPEAFFKGKVENIKDLKPGTTAVYNLVGDFTIHGVTQKRTLPLSLSLSKDGKTLSINSEFKVACEDHQIKIPQILWQNIAEVVDVKAEGQLKPLNQ; translated from the coding sequence TTGAAAATCAATTTTTTTTCTTCGGCACCTGTGGAAGATATTGATGCAAATTCCAGTGAAGGGATCATGGTTCTGAACCTGGAAAATGGAGCCACATCGATAAAGGTCCCCTTGAGATCATTTCAGTTTAAAAAAGCATTAATGCAGGAACATTTCAATGAAAATTATGTCGAGAGTGAAAAATTTCCCGAGGCCTTTTTTAAAGGAAAAGTTGAAAATATTAAAGACTTAAAACCGGGAACAACTGCTGTATATAATCTGGTAGGAGATTTCACTATTCACGGCGTGACCCAGAAACGAACTTTGCCTTTATCTCTTTCCCTGTCGAAAGATGGAAAAACTTTAAGTATTAATTCTGAATTTAAAGTTGCCTGCGAAGATCACCAAATTAAAATCCCTCAAATTCTGTGGCAGAATATTGCTGAAGTTGTAGATGTTAAAGCAGAAGGACAACTAAAACCTTTAAATCAATGA
- a CDS encoding DUF5777 family beta-barrel protein — protein sequence MKTVLSLLLLCIFQSAFSQDVDSIMNSLSTEKNYVVEATFKSPWLVLSQTNETQKAKNLTVWIAHRFGDIGGEFGGSHTLYGLDAATDIYLGVDYGISDKLTVGIGRSKYNETYNGLLKYRLLQQKEEGLPISVTLFDQAGWITREEFFDGEFDGQADRISNFFQVIVARKFSSGVSFLIGPGYLVRSNNLVDSTGDEDDLFSVALGGRIKLFKRFAIVADYTIVNGLSRDTPGGYFNPFGVGLEIETGGHVFSLNFQNSQYIIANNYIPNTTKSWSDGGVRFGFSISRNFNLAPHKK from the coding sequence ATGAAAACAGTTTTATCCTTACTACTGCTTTGCATATTCCAAAGCGCCTTTTCTCAGGATGTTGATAGCATTATGAACAGCCTCTCTACCGAAAAAAATTATGTGGTGGAAGCAACTTTTAAAAGTCCGTGGCTGGTACTTTCCCAGACCAATGAAACTCAGAAAGCAAAGAATCTCACTGTTTGGATAGCTCATCGATTCGGTGATATTGGGGGCGAATTTGGGGGCTCACATACCTTGTATGGACTGGATGCGGCAACCGATATTTACCTTGGGGTAGATTATGGTATTTCAGATAAATTAACAGTTGGAATTGGAAGAAGTAAATATAATGAGACCTATAATGGTCTTTTAAAGTACCGACTTCTTCAACAAAAAGAGGAAGGTCTTCCCATCTCTGTGACCTTGTTTGACCAGGCAGGATGGATTACCCGGGAAGAATTTTTTGATGGTGAATTTGATGGACAGGCAGATAGGATTTCCAATTTTTTCCAGGTTATAGTTGCAAGAAAATTTTCGTCGGGAGTTTCGTTTCTAATAGGCCCGGGGTATTTGGTAAGATCAAATAACCTGGTGGATAGCACTGGTGATGAAGATGATCTTTTTTCCGTTGCGTTGGGAGGAAGAATCAAGCTCTTCAAGAGATTTGCAATTGTTGCCGATTATACCATCGTGAATGGTCTTAGCAGGGATACTCCCGGGGGATATTTCAATCCATTTGGTGTAGGTTTGGAAATCGAGACCGGTGGCCACGTTTTTAGTCTCAATTTTCAGAATTCTCAGTACATCATAGCCAATAATTATATTCCGAATACTACAAAAAGCTGGAGCGATGGAGGAGTGAGATTTGGTTTTTCGATCTCGAGGAATTTTAACCTCGCTCCCCACAAAAAATAA
- a CDS encoding OmpH family outer membrane protein — MKKFSIGLILLFVGLAAQAQSKIGTIDAEYILAQMPESIDINKQLENYNKELQGELQKNINDYQSLVKEYQAATDTLTEASRKEKESKIIELENDIKNFRQKASVMMQMRRNELTNPLYDKIDAAMKKVIAQEGYTQIFHANATGLAYSRAEDDITEKVMKIMGVTPKPAPAQDSASQNKQ, encoded by the coding sequence ATGAAAAAATTTAGCATAGGATTGATTCTTCTCTTCGTAGGCTTAGCCGCTCAGGCGCAAAGCAAAATAGGTACCATTGACGCGGAATATATTCTCGCTCAAATGCCCGAAAGTATCGATATCAATAAGCAACTTGAAAATTACAACAAAGAACTTCAGGGTGAGCTTCAAAAAAATATTAATGATTATCAGTCACTGGTAAAAGAATACCAGGCCGCCACCGACACTTTGACTGAAGCTTCACGAAAAGAAAAGGAATCAAAGATCATCGAGCTCGAAAATGACATTAAAAATTTCCGCCAAAAGGCTTCTGTCATGATGCAGATGAGAAGAAATGAACTTACAAATCCTCTTTATGATAAGATCGATGCCGCTATGAAAAAAGTGATTGCCCAGGAAGGCTATACTCAGATCTTTCATGCGAATGCAACCGGACTTGCATATTCACGCGCAGAAGATGATATCACCGAAAAGGTCATGAAGATCATGGGAGTAACTCCGAAACCTGCTCCCGCACAGGATTCCGCCTCCCAGAATAAACAATAG
- a CDS encoding DUF2231 domain-containing protein, whose translation MNEIPSMWRKELLHPLFVHFPIGLLIITALVGIAAILFRNKKYAGKLRFNFSLQLFLGIILFWITFYTGQIAYGVEVRKICDPTVLKDHLYWAYVAGYIFSAGALIELVRLIWRKKIAFLLFLAVALSVGGALSLTYAGHLGARVVYQQAAGVYHPSPDCTEFE comes from the coding sequence ATGAATGAAATTCCCTCAATGTGGCGAAAAGAGCTATTGCATCCTCTTTTCGTCCATTTTCCCATCGGACTTCTAATTATTACGGCCTTAGTAGGCATTGCAGCAATACTTTTCCGAAATAAAAAATACGCCGGTAAACTAAGATTTAATTTTTCTCTACAGTTATTTCTTGGGATCATTTTATTCTGGATAACCTTTTATACCGGCCAAATTGCCTATGGCGTGGAAGTCCGAAAAATTTGTGATCCCACGGTACTTAAAGATCATCTTTACTGGGCTTATGTTGCAGGATATATTTTTTCGGCCGGAGCCCTGATCGAACTTGTTCGTCTTATCTGGAGAAAAAAAATTGCTTTTTTACTATTCCTTGCTGTTGCTTTATCTGTTGGCGGCGCTCTAAGTCTCACTTATGCAGGACATTTGGGTGCGCGAGTTGTTTATCAACAGGCGGCAGGAGTTTACCACCCATCTCCCGATTGTACAGAATTTGAATAA
- a CDS encoding ubiquinol-cytochrome c reductase iron-sulfur subunit, with protein sequence MKRIEFISSVGKGVILICSGSCVLAGCSSGGDDSEMNNGGNNGGTDNKVSISLSTLSDVGDQTTKNGILFFRVGAGNTTNDFIATEAICPHQGGKLVWIQNDMLIECQLHHSQYEADGDVIQGPQNASGSTRDLKIYSISISGDTLTATKS encoded by the coding sequence ATGAAAAGAATTGAATTTATTAGTTCGGTCGGGAAAGGAGTGATTCTCATATGTTCAGGTTCCTGTGTATTGGCGGGTTGTAGCTCTGGAGGCGACGATTCTGAAATGAATAATGGCGGAAATAATGGCGGGACAGATAATAAGGTTTCTATTAGTTTGTCTACGCTCAGCGATGTGGGGGATCAAACTACCAAAAACGGAATCCTCTTTTTTCGTGTTGGGGCAGGAAATACCACGAATGATTTTATAGCAACAGAAGCAATCTGCCCTCATCAGGGAGGTAAACTGGTGTGGATACAGAATGATATGTTGATAGAGTGCCAGCTTCATCATTCCCAATATGAGGCAGATGGGGATGTTATTCAGGGGCCGCAAAATGCAAGTGGATCCACCAGAGATCTGAAAATTTATTCAATTAGTATTTCAGGAGACACACTTACCGCTACCAAATCATAG
- the guaB gene encoding IMP dehydrogenase, whose amino-acid sequence MTAHESKILGEGLTYDDVLLVPAYSEVLPREVSIQSKFTRNIPINVPIVSAAMDTVTESRMAIAIAREGGIGVLHKNMSIEQQALKVRKVKRAESGMIIDPVTLPISAKVKDAKACMKEHSIGGIPIVDEEGRLIGIVTNRDLRFEKNNDRPISEVMTSENLVTVAEGTSLDEAEDILQENKIEKLPVINKDKKLVGLITFRDITKLTQKPMANKDTYGRLRVAAAVGVTMDAVHRAEALVNAGVDAIIIDTAHGHTKGVVQVLKEVKKKFPELEVVVGNIATGEAAKYLVEAGADAVKVGIGPGSICTTRVVAGVGFPQFSAVLEVAAAIKGSGVPVIADGGIRYTGDIPKAIAAGADCVMLGSLLAGTKESPGETIIYEGRKFKSYRGMGSVEAMQKGSKDRYFQDVEDDIKKLVPEGIVGRVPYKGDLEESIHQFVGGLKAGMGYCGAKDIETLKETGKFVKITAAGVHESHPHDVTITKESPNYSR is encoded by the coding sequence ATGACCGCACACGAATCAAAAATTCTCGGCGAAGGACTTACTTACGATGACGTACTTTTAGTTCCTGCCTATTCTGAAGTTCTCCCCCGGGAAGTCAGCATTCAGTCAAAATTCACCAGAAATATTCCTATTAACGTTCCAATTGTTTCCGCAGCGATGGATACCGTTACCGAATCCCGTATGGCAATTGCCATCGCGAGGGAAGGTGGGATTGGAGTTCTGCACAAGAACATGAGCATTGAGCAGCAGGCGCTGAAGGTGAGAAAGGTGAAAAGGGCTGAAAGCGGGATGATCATAGATCCTGTAACCTTGCCCATTTCGGCAAAAGTAAAAGACGCCAAGGCCTGTATGAAAGAGCACAGCATTGGTGGTATTCCCATTGTTGATGAAGAAGGAAGATTGATCGGGATCGTGACCAACAGGGATTTGCGGTTCGAAAAAAATAATGACCGACCGATTTCTGAAGTGATGACTTCTGAAAATCTCGTAACGGTTGCAGAGGGAACTTCCCTTGATGAGGCCGAAGATATCCTTCAGGAAAACAAGATCGAGAAACTGCCGGTAATCAATAAAGATAAAAAGCTGGTCGGGCTCATTACCTTCCGGGATATCACCAAACTTACCCAAAAACCCATGGCCAATAAAGATACTTATGGTCGTTTGAGGGTGGCTGCGGCAGTAGGGGTGACCATGGATGCGGTTCATAGGGCCGAAGCACTTGTGAATGCGGGCGTGGACGCGATCATTATCGATACTGCGCACGGGCATACAAAAGGAGTAGTTCAGGTGCTGAAAGAAGTAAAAAAGAAATTCCCGGAACTGGAAGTGGTTGTGGGAAATATAGCAACCGGAGAAGCTGCCAAATATCTGGTGGAAGCGGGAGCCGATGCGGTAAAAGTTGGAATTGGTCCCGGCTCAATTTGTACCACAAGAGTGGTAGCCGGTGTTGGTTTTCCTCAATTTTCGGCGGTCCTTGAAGTAGCCGCGGCTATCAAAGGCAGTGGCGTACCGGTAATTGCAGATGGCGGAATTCGTTATACCGGCGATATTCCTAAAGCGATTGCTGCGGGAGCCGATTGCGTGATGCTGGGCTCTTTACTTGCCGGAACTAAAGAATCTCCGGGCGAGACCATTATATACGAGGGAAGAAAATTCAAATCGTACCGCGGAATGGGTTCTGTGGAAGCCATGCAAAAAGGTTCCAAAGATCGATATTTCCAGGATGTGGAAGACGATATTAAGAAACTCGTTCCCGAAGGAATTGTGGGCCGTGTGCCTTACAAAGGCGATCTGGAAGAAAGCATTCACCAATTCGTGGGCGGACTTAAAGCCGGGATGGGTTACTGCGGAGCAAAAGATATTGAGACACTCAAAGAAACAGGGAAATTTGTAAAAATTACCGCGGCGGGAGTTCACGAAAGTCATCCTCACGATGTGACCATCACCAAGGAATCACCTAATTACAGCAGATAA